In Zingiber officinale cultivar Zhangliang chromosome 6A, Zo_v1.1, whole genome shotgun sequence, a single genomic region encodes these proteins:
- the LOC121996405 gene encoding ERAD-associated E3 ubiquitin-protein ligase component HRD3-like → MRRRAILHIAFFLLLSFCLLASSRRPVLLVLTDEDFANSLSSSSASDDSDASEGADDWDDLGDPDPSSEANDDYDGGSWLPIIDSPFVANSSSDSSEALYSSGIRRMIAAAASSDPSDMLIAASEIEAAASAGFPHAQSALGFLYGTGLVRSQSRPKSFLYHHFAAEGGNMQSKMVLAYTYFRQDMYENAVKLYAELAEAAVASFLISKEPPVIEPVRIHSGTEENKEALRKSRGEADEGFQITEYQALKGNSGAMFRIGILYYYGLRGVRRDHAKALLWFSKSAEKGDPRAMELLGEMYARGAGIEKNYTKAFECFTLASRHKYYSAYNGLGYLYVKGYGVATKNYTKAREYFEKAAANKEPGGHYNLGVLYLKGIGVKRDIAAARNFFLMAANAGQPKALYQLARLFQKGIGFKKNLQVATELYKTVAERGPWSSLSRWALESYLKGDVGKSLLLYYRMAELGYEVGQSNAAWILDKYGEQNICMGESDFCTDTERHLRAHTLWWQASEQGNEHAALLIGDAYYYGRGTDRDYERAAEAYMHAQSESNAQAMFNLGYMHEHGQGLPLDLHLAKRYYDQAIEVDPAAKLPVKLALVSLWMRKHYADGFLIKMIDSFPELYPRIEAWVNEILLDEGNATILTLFACLLAVLYLRERQRRQVIAPPGHPDHNVPN, encoded by the exons ATGCGACGCCGTGCGATCCTCCACAtcgccttcttcctcctcctctccttctgCCTCCTCGCCTCGTCCCGGCGCCCTGTCCTCCTCGTCCTCACCGACGAAGATTTCGCCAACTCTCTTTCCTCCTCTTCCGCCTCCGATGACTCTGATGCCTCCGAAGGCGCCGATGACTGGGATGATCTGGGAGATCCGGATCCATCCTCCGAAGCTAATGATGACTACGACGGCGGCTCGTGGCTGCCCATCATCGACTCCCCCTTCGTCGCCAACTCCTCTTCTGACTCCAGCGAGGCGCTGTACTCCTCCGGCATCCGCCGCATgatcgccgccgccgcctcctctgACCCCTCCGATATGTTGATCGCCGCCTCCGAGATTGAAGCCGCCGCCTCTGCTGGCTTCCCCCACGCTCAGTCCGCTCTCGGCTTCCTGTACGGCACAGGCCTCGTGCGTTCCCAGAGCCGCCCCAAGTCCTTCCTGTATCACCACTTCGCCGCGGAGGGTGGCAACATGCAGTCGAAGATGGTCCTTGCCTACACCTATTTCCGTCAAGAT ATGTATGAAAATGCTGTGAAGCTCTATGCAGAACTGGCAGAAGCGGCCGTTGCTTCCTTCCTGATATCAAAGGAACCTCCGGTAATTGAGCCAGTTCGGATTCATAGCGGTACGGAAGAAAACAAGGAGGCGCTGAGGAAGTCACGAGGAGAGGCAGATGAGGGTTTCCAGATCACAGAGTACCAGGCGCTGAAAGGTAATTCAGGCGCTATGTTTCGGATCGGTATTCTGTACTACTATGGTTTAAGGGGAGTACGGAGGGACCATGCTAAGGCACTGCTTTGGTTCTCAAAATCTGCGGAGAAAGGGGATCCGAGAGCGATGGAATTGCTAGGAGAGATGTACGCCAGGGGAGCTGGAATTGAAAAGAACTACACCAAGGCTTTTGAATGCTTTACTCTTGCATCCAGACATAAGTATTATTCGGCTTATAATGGTTTGGGTTACCTCTATGTTAAAGGTTATGGAGTTGCGACAAAGAACTACACTAAG GCAAGAGAATACTTTGAGAAAGCTGCTGCTAATAAAGAGCCTGGTGGGCATTATAATCTTGGCGTATTGTATCTTAAGGGTATTGGAGTTAAAAGAGATATAGCAGCAGCCCGCAATTTTTTCCTTATGGCAGCTAATGCTGGTCAGCCAAAGGCCCTATACCAACTTGCAAGGTTGTTCCAGAAAGGCATAGGTTTCAAGAAAAATCTTCAAGTG GCTACGGAGTTGTACAAAACAGTGGCAGAGAGAGGACCTTGGAGTTCCTTATCAAGATGGGCTCTAGAGTCCTATCTCAAGGGAGATGTGGGAAAGTCACTTCTGTTATATTATAGAATGGCGGAGCTTGGATATGAGGTGGGCCAAAGCAATGCGGCTTGGATACTTGATAAGTATGGAGAACAAAATATTTGCATGGGAGAATCTGACTTTTGCACAGACACAGAAAGACATCTCCGTGCACACACTTTGTGGTGGCAAGCATCAGAGCAGGGTAATGAACATGCCGCTTTGTTGATTGGTGATGCATACTACTATGGCAGG GGAACTGACAGAGATTATGAACGCGCTGCAGAGGCATATATGCATGCTCAGTCCGAGTCAAATGCCCAAGCCATGTTCAACCTAGGGTACATGCACGAGCATGGTCAGGGACTTCCATTAGATCTTCATTTAGCTAAAAGATACTACGATCAGGCAATTGAGGTTGATCCTGCAGCAAAGTTACCAGTTAAGCTGGCACTTGTGAGCTTGTGGATGCGGAAGCACTATGCCGATGGTTTCTTG ATTAAGATGATCGATTCATTCCCAGAACTGTATCCAAGGATAGAGGCATGGGTAAATGAGATATTGTTAGATGAAGGGAATGCTACCATATTAACTCTGTTTGCTTGCTTATTGGCCGTTCTTTATCTCCGAGAACGACAGAGGCGCCAAGTCATTGCCCCTCCTGGCCACCCTGATCATAATGTGCCTAACTAG